One stretch of Equus przewalskii isolate Varuska chromosome 9, EquPr2, whole genome shotgun sequence DNA includes these proteins:
- the APOE gene encoding apolipoprotein E codes for MKALWAALVVTLLAGCQADVEPDAEVQLGNEWAGGQASQPWEQALSRFWDYLRWVQTLSDQVQEELLSPQVTQELTVLMEDTMKEVKAYKAELEEQLGPMAQDTQARLSKELQAAQARLGADMEDVRGRLAQYRSEVQAMVGQSTDELLGRLSSHLRKLRKRLLRDAEDLQKRLAVYRAGVQEGAERSVNTLRERLGPLVAQAATARSLVSRPLQERAEAWGERLRGRLEKVGAGAGDRLDEVREQVQEVRAKVEEQAAQMRLQAEAFHARLKSWFEPLVQDMQQKWAELVEKVQSAVGTGPTTEPREKH; via the exons ATGAAGGCTCTGTGGGCGGCGTTGGTGGTCACGCTCCTGGCAG GATGCCAGGCCGACGTGGAGCCGGACGCCGAGGTGCAGCTGGGGAACGAGTGGGCCGGGGGCCAGGCCAGCCAGCCCTGGGAGCAGGCCCTCAGCCGCTTCTGGGATTACCTGCGCTGGGTGCAGACGCTGTCTGACCAGgtgcaggaggagctgctgagcCCCCAGGTCACCCAGGAACTGAC GGTGCTGATGGAGGACACCATGAAGGAGGTTAAGGCCTACAAGGCGGAGCTGGAGGAGCAGCTTGGCCCCATGGCCCAGGACACTCAGGCCCGGCTATCCAAggagctgcaggcggcccaggcgcgcctgggggcggacatggagGACGTGCGCGGCCGCCTGGCGCAGTACCGCAGCGAGGTGCAGGCCATGGTGGGCCAGAGCACAGACGAGCTGCTGGGCCGCCTCAGCTCCCACCTGCGCAAGCTACGCAAGCGGCTGCTCCGGGACGCCGAGGACCTGCAGAAGCGCCTGGCCGTGTACCGCGCCGGCGTCCAGGAGGGTGCCGAGCGCAGCGTGAACACCCTCCGCGAGCGCCTGGGGCCGCTGGTGGCGCAGGCGGCCACCGCGCGCTCCCTGGTCAGCAGGCCGCTGCAGGAGCGCGCCGAGGCCTGGGGCGAGCGGCTGCGCGGGCGGCTGGAGAAGGTGGGCGCCGGGGCGGGGGACCGGCTGGACGAGGTGCGGGAGCAGGTGCAGGAGGTGCGGGCCAAGGTGGAGGAGCAGGCCGCCCAGATGCGCCTGCAGGCCGAGGCCTTCCACGCCCGCCTCAAGAGCTGGTTTGAGCCCCTGGTGCAGGACATGCAGCAGAAGTGGGCGGAGCTGGTGGAGAAGGTGCAGTCGGCTGTGGGCACCGGCCCCACCACCGAGCCGAGGGAGAAGCACTGA